The following proteins come from a genomic window of Kocuria palustris:
- a CDS encoding HAAS signaling domain-containing protein codes for MSTAPESLADDHDVWQRPFVRLHRRWCDDFVLELRLRDVPGARIGDHLAEVESHCIETGTDPEEAFGDAREYAREVGDADEPARDTGVLRVTLISLAALVVFLTGNDATNRWALGEALSFNVAELICLGLLAAGVAALPVLLGPLLRRTRLGLAFFAGLFLLGALRALAGPLPLEPVVDGIPAAPVSVGALLVLCVLSALEARELSGDDDRVTSPLRAPDGARPPAGRGVVLIAWIFPIAFVALGALAWIVA; via the coding sequence ATGAGCACAGCACCCGAGTCCCTGGCCGATGACCACGACGTCTGGCAGCGCCCGTTCGTGCGGCTGCACCGCCGCTGGTGCGACGACTTCGTCCTCGAGCTGCGCCTTCGCGATGTCCCCGGCGCGCGGATCGGCGACCACCTGGCCGAGGTCGAGTCGCACTGCATCGAGACGGGCACCGACCCGGAGGAGGCCTTCGGCGACGCCCGGGAGTACGCGCGGGAGGTCGGCGACGCCGACGAGCCCGCGCGAGACACCGGGGTCCTGCGCGTCACCCTGATCTCCCTGGCGGCCCTCGTCGTCTTCCTCACGGGCAATGACGCGACCAACCGGTGGGCCCTCGGCGAGGCGCTGTCCTTCAACGTGGCTGAGCTGATCTGCCTGGGACTGCTCGCCGCCGGAGTGGCGGCACTGCCCGTCCTGCTCGGGCCGCTGCTGCGCAGGACGCGGCTCGGCCTCGCCTTCTTCGCCGGGCTCTTCCTGCTGGGCGCGCTGCGCGCCCTGGCCGGACCCCTGCCGCTGGAGCCCGTGGTCGATGGCATCCCGGCAGCCCCCGTCTCCGTGGGCGCCCTCCTCGTCCTGTGCGTGCTCTCAGCCCTGGAGGCGCGCGAGCTCTCGGGCGACGACGACCGTGTCACCTCTCCCCTGCGCGCTCCGGACGGCGCGCGACCGCCGGCTGGTCGAGGCGTGGTGCTGATCGCCTGGATCTTCCCGATCGCCTTCGTCGCGCTGGGGGCGCTGGCCTGGATCGTCGCCTGA
- a CDS encoding PadR family transcriptional regulator, with amino-acid sequence MTPAADPSATRRSEWLRGVLQPCVLQCLAVGPAYGHGYGYGYGYGYGYAIIARLAEAGIGEIMGGTLYPLLARLETRELVTIEWRTGEGGPGRKYFRLTDVGRAELADARTAWSAFARAVDTHLELDRAPSHP; translated from the coding sequence ATGACTCCTGCAGCAGACCCCTCAGCGACCAGACGCAGCGAATGGCTGCGCGGCGTGCTGCAGCCGTGCGTGCTGCAGTGCCTGGCCGTCGGCCCCGCCTACGGCCACGGCTACGGCTACGGCTACGGCTACGGCTACGGCTACGCGATCATCGCCCGCCTGGCCGAGGCCGGGATCGGCGAGATCATGGGCGGCACGCTCTACCCCCTGCTCGCCCGCCTGGAGACCCGCGAGCTCGTGACGATCGAGTGGCGCACCGGCGAGGGCGGGCCCGGGCGCAAGTACTTCCGCCTCACCGACGTCGGCCGCGCCGAGCTGGCCGACGCCCGCACCGCCTGGTCGGCCTTCGCGCGCGCCGTCGACACCCATCTGGAGCTTGACCGAGCTCCGTCGCACCCCTGA
- a CDS encoding ABC transporter ATP-binding protein: MATVSYDRVTCQYPGAESPSVSELSLDIADGEFLVLVGPSGCGKSTTLRMLAGLEDVTRGSILIGDQDVTDVDPRDRDIAMVFQNYALYPHMTVAENMGFALKIAKVPADERRAKVEEAAKILDLTEYLDRKPKNLSGGQRQRVAMGRAIVRSPKVFLMDEPLSNLDAKLRVQTRTQIASLTRRLGVTTVYVTHDQTEAMTMGDRVAVLKGGKLMQVDTPANLYDRPANEFVAGFIGSPAMNLLRSAPDDQGVLALGTTRLQLTDAQRQALTGTEVTVGIRPENLSLAPESEGIPVTVQAVEELGADAYIYSTLAPVTAANQIVTTHSSAAEEETADEDHAPEGITIRTSGRSAVKVGDTIWTTPALDRLHLFDTATGQRLPD, encoded by the coding sequence ATGGCGACTGTTTCGTATGACCGCGTGACCTGTCAGTACCCCGGAGCCGAGAGCCCCTCGGTCTCCGAGCTCAGCCTGGACATCGCCGACGGCGAGTTCCTGGTGCTCGTGGGCCCGTCGGGCTGCGGCAAGTCCACGACCCTGCGCATGCTGGCGGGACTCGAGGACGTCACCCGCGGCTCGATCCTGATCGGCGATCAGGACGTCACCGACGTCGACCCCCGCGACCGCGACATCGCCATGGTCTTCCAGAACTACGCCCTCTACCCCCACATGACCGTGGCCGAGAACATGGGCTTCGCGCTGAAGATCGCCAAGGTCCCCGCCGACGAGCGCCGGGCCAAGGTCGAGGAGGCCGCCAAGATCCTGGACCTCACCGAGTACCTGGACCGCAAGCCCAAGAACCTCTCGGGCGGACAGCGCCAGCGCGTGGCCATGGGCCGAGCCATCGTGCGCTCCCCCAAGGTCTTCCTCATGGACGAGCCGCTGTCCAACCTCGATGCCAAACTGCGCGTGCAGACCCGCACCCAGATCGCCTCCCTCACCCGACGCCTGGGCGTCACCACCGTCTATGTCACCCACGATCAGACCGAGGCCATGACCATGGGTGATCGCGTGGCCGTGCTCAAGGGCGGCAAGCTCATGCAGGTCGACACCCCGGCCAACCTCTACGACCGCCCCGCCAACGAGTTCGTGGCCGGATTCATCGGCTCCCCGGCCATGAACCTGCTGCGCAGCGCCCCGGATGACCAGGGCGTGCTGGCACTGGGCACCACCCGTCTCCAGCTCACCGACGCCCAGCGCCAGGCCCTCACCGGCACCGAGGTCACCGTGGGCATCCGCCCCGAGAACCTCTCACTGGCCCCAGAGAGCGAAGGCATCCCCGTGACCGTCCAGGCCGTCGAGGAGCTCGGCGCCGACGCCTACATCTACAGCACACTGGCACCGGTCACCGCAGCCAACCAGATCGTCACCACCCACTCCTCGGCCGCCGAGGAGGAGACCGCCGACGAAGACCACGCCCCCGAAGGCATCACCATCCGCACCAGCGGACGCTCCGCCGTCAAGGTCGGCGACACCATCTGGACCACCCCGGCCCTGGACCGCCTCCACCTCTTCGACACCGCCACCGGCCAGCGCCTCCCGGACTGA